A single genomic interval of Xiphophorus couchianus chromosome 2, X_couchianus-1.0, whole genome shotgun sequence harbors:
- the edc3 gene encoding enhancer of mRNA-decapping protein 3: MASDWLGSLVSLNCGPTLGVYQGEVSSVDQSSQTISLRQPFHNGVKCPVPEVTFSAIDIQELKILDIRNFNARAASSAAAKGNAVPVAVPKGDPRSVEKLNSPQQCSKSYGERHLDALGQPKGFRRRHNSWSSTSRGANQATPKKNGVKNGQMKNRDDECFGDGMDDGLDTDFDFEGNLALFDKAAVFSEIDTTERRNGARSRGTPQDQTPTRYRHDENILEVKPIVYRQIVVPQPGHKEYCTDSGLVVPSISYELHKRLLSAAERYGLTLERRLEMTGVCASQMTLTLLGGPNRFTPKNLHQRPTVALLCGPHVQGAQGISCGRHLANHEVEVILFLPNFVKMLDAVTSELTLFNKTGGKQVSSIKDLPDTPVDLIINCLDCHENTFLMDQPWYRAAADWANQNRAPVLSLDPPVSGQGHAVEAKWSLSLCLPLPLAEGAGRVYLCDIGVPLQVFQEVGIKYHTPFGCKFVIPLHSA, from the exons ATGGCCTCGGACTGGTTGGGTAGTTTGGTGTCTCTTAACTGTGGACCAACGCTGGGAGTTTACCAAGGAGAAGTGTCATCTGTGGACCAGTCCAGCCAGACCATCTCCTTACGACAACCTTTCCACAATGGGGTCAAATGTCCCGTTCCTGAGGTCACATTCAG tgcCATTGATATACAAGAACTAAAAATTTTGGACATCAGAAACTTTAATGCCAGGGCAGCTTCCAGTGCTGCTGCAAAGGGAAACGCTGTCCCAGTTGCCGTTCCAAAGGGGGATCCCAGATCTGTGGAGAAGCTGAACTCTCCACAGCAGTGCTCTAAAAGTTATGGAGAACGTCACCTGGATGCACTGGGTCAACCTAAAGGCTTTCGTCGAAGACATAACTCCT GGTCGTCCACCAGTCGAGGGGCAAACCAAGCGACGCCGAAAAAGAATGGAGTGAAAAACGGGCAGATGAAAAACAGAGACGACGAGTGCTTCGGCGACGGCATGGATGACGGGCTGGATACggattttgattttgaaggAAACCTGGCACTGTTCGacaaagctgcagttttctcAGAGATTGACACGACAGAGCGACGTAACGGCGCGAGGTCGCGTGGCACGCCTCAGGATCAGACGCCCACACGGTACCGCCATGACGAGAACATCCTGGAGGTCAAACCGATTGTTTATAGACAGATTGTTGTACCACAGCCTGGGCACAAAGAGTATTGCACTG ACTCTGGACTTGTTGTTCCGAGTATTTCCTATGAGCTCCACAAGCGTCTGTTGTCTGCTGCCGAGCGCTACGGCCTGACGCTGGAGCGGAGACTGGAGATGACTGGAGTGTGTGCCAGCCAGATGACACTCACGTTGTTAGGAGGGCCCAACAG ATTTACACCCAAAAACCTCCATCAGCGGCCCACGGTGGCGCTGCTGTGTGGGCCTCATGTTCAGGGAGCGCAGGGCATTAGCTGCGGCCGCCACCTGGCCAACCACGAAGTGGAGGTCATACTGTTTCTGCCCAACTTCGTCAAGATGCTCGACGCCGTGACAAGCGAGCTGACGCTTTTCAACAAGACCGGCGGCAAACAGGTGTCCAGCATCAAAG ATCTCCCAGACACCCCAGTGGATCTAATCATAAACTGTCTGGACTGCCACGAGAACACATTCCTGATGGACCAGCCTTGGTACCGGGCGGCTGCGGACTGGGCCAACCAGAACAGAGCGCCGGTGCTCAGCCTGGACCCTCCTGTAAGCGGGCAGGGCCATGCAGTCGAGGCCAAGTGGTCGCTGTCGCTCTGCCTGCCCCTTCCTCTGGCCGAAGGCGCCGGCAGAGTTTACCTGTGCGACATCGGTGTTCCTCTGCAGGTGTTCCAGGAAGTGGGAATCAAGTACCACACTCCGTTCGGTTGTAAATTCGTCATCCCCCTGCACTCCGCTTAA